The following proteins are encoded in a genomic region of Drosophila willistoni isolate 14030-0811.24 chromosome 3R, UCI_dwil_1.1, whole genome shotgun sequence:
- the LOC6651290 gene encoding nuclear receptor-binding protein homolog — protein MSNSQQAHAGSSGSADEPNPNQSAASATSAANLTSPSTTTPAGAATTTTAPATNAASSHSHSQAMPPSASPAQATAPPPHIVGASTAEPTVVVGVGSSEGPVTSTNLAADSSPRESGDDSEDESEILEESPCGRWLKRREEVDQRDVPGIDCVHLAMDTEEGVEVVWNEVQYANLQELKSQEDKMRQVFDNLLQLDHQNIVKFHRYWTDIQQPERPRVIFITEYMSSGSLKQFLKRTKRNAKRLPLESWRRWCTQILSALSYLHSCTPPIIHGNLTCDSIFIQHNGLVKIGSVVPDAVHYSVRRQREREREREQREQERGAHYFQAPEYGAAEQLTAALDIYAFGMCALEMAALEIQSNNSNNESTAINEETIQRTIISLENDLQRDLIQKCLNPHPQDRPSASDLLFHPLLFEVHALKLLTAHCLVFSPANRTMFSETAFDSLMQRYNQPDVIMAQLISNGQEVQYRLSDVPGADKLEKFVEDVKYGVYPLITYSGKKPPNFRSRAASPERADSVKSATPEPVDTESRRIVNMMCSVKKLKEDGNDILMTILLRMDDKMNRQLTCQVNEDDTAEDLTSELVRLGFVHLDDQDKIQVLLEETLRVGVCNDGSGAESSGAGVTTTATMAALEQLERNWSISDADQTTMTSSMTVNSSSSPPTTTPAVSTPAVMYVPQEQQQQRQDQLDADHLTGTTSN, from the exons ATGTCAAATAGCCAACAAGCTCATGCCGGTAGCAGTGGGAGCGCAGATGAACCGAACCCGAATCAGTCGGCGGCCTCGGCCACGTCGGCCGCCAATTTGACATcaccatcaacaacaacaccagcaggagcagcaacaacaactacagcgCCAGCAACAAACGCAGCCTCCTCCCATTCTCACTCTCAGGCAATGCCCCCATCGGCTTCCCCAGCTCAGGCAACAGCGCCACCCCCACACATAGTTGGAGCTTCCACAGCTGAACCCACGGTTGTGGTGGGTGTGGGGAGTAGTGAAGGGCCGGTAACAAGCACGAACTTGGCTGCCGATTCCTCTCCCCGAGAGTCTGGTGATGATTCTGAGGATGAGAGCGAAATACTGGAAGAGTCACCATGCGGGCGCTGGCTTAAGCGGCGCGAGGAAGTCGATCAGCGCGATGTGCCCGGTATCGATTGTGTCCATCTGGCTATGGACACTGAGGAGGGCGTTGAAGTCGTTTGGAACGAGGTGCAATATGCCAATCTGCAGGAGCTCAAGTCGCAGGAGGACAAGATGCGTCAAGTGTTTGACAATCTGCTGCAGCTGGACCATCAGAATATAGTCAAGTTCCATCGATACTGGACGGATATACAGCAGCCGGAGCGACCGCGAGTCATCTTCATAACGGAGTACATGTCGTCCGGCTCGCTAAAACAGTTCCTCAAGCGCACCAAGCGCAACGCCAAGCGTCTGCCATTGGAGTCATGGCGGCGATGGTGCACCCAGATCCTGTCCGCGCTCAGTTATTTGCATTCCTGCACACCGCCCATCATTCATGGCAATCTAACCTGTGATAGCATTTTCATCCAGCACAATGGTCTGGTCAAGATCGGCTCGGTGGTGCCCGATGCGGTCCACTATAGTGTGCGTCGCCAGCGAGAAAGGGAACGCGAGCGGGAACAGCGTGAACAGGAACGGGGTGCCCACTACTTCCAGGCTCCCGAATATGGAGCTGCCGAACAATTGACTGCCGCACTGGACATTTATGCCTTTGGTATGTGCGCCTTAGAGATGGCCGCCTTGGAGATTCAGTCCAACAATAGCAATAACGAGTCAACGGCCATCAATGAGGAGACTATACAGCGCACAATTATTAGCCTTGAAAACGATCTGCAAAGGGATCTGATACAAAAATGTCTCAATCCACATCCGCAGGATCGTCCAAGTGCTAGCGATTTGTTATTTCATCCACTGCTCTTTGAG GTGCACGCTCTGAAATTGCTAACAGCGCACTGTCTGGTCTTCTCTCCCGCCAATCGCACCATGTTCTCGGAAACTGCCTTCGACAGCCTGATGCAGCGCTACAACCAACCCGATGTGATAATGGCACAGTTAATATCTAATGGCCAAGAGGTTCAGTATCGCCTCTCTGATGTGCCCGGCGCCGACAAACTGGAGAAATTTGTTGAAGATGTCAAATATGGCGTCTATCCGCTGATCACGTACAGCGGCAAAAAGCCGCCGAATTTCCGATCACGAGCCGCGTCACCGGAGCGTGCTGATTCTGTGAAATCAGCCACTCCGGAGCCGGTGGACACGGAATCGAGACGTATTGTTAACATGATGTGCAGTGTCAAGAAATTGAAGGAAGATGGTAATGACATTCTGATGACAATACTGCTGCGTATGGACGACAAAATGAATCGCCAACTGACCTGCCAGGTAAATGAGGATGATACAGCGGAGGACTTAACCAGCGAGTTGGTGCGTCTCGGATTTGTTCATCTGGATGATCAGGATAAGATTCAAGTGCTGCTGGAGGAGACTCTTCGGGTAGGTGTTTGTAACGATGGATCCGGTGCCGAAAGTTCAGGAGCTGGTGTGACAACAACCGCCACCATGGCTGCCCTTGAGCAATTGGAGCGAAACTGGTCGATATCTGATGCTGATCAAACGACCATGACTAGCAGCATGACGGTGAATAGCAGCAGTTCACCACCGACCACAACGCCAGCAGTGTCTACACCGGCAGTGATGTATGTGCcacaggagcagcagcagcagcggcaggaTCAGCTGGATGCCGATCACCTAACGGGAACGACGAGCAATTGA
- the LOC6651291 gene encoding glyoxylate reductase/hydroxypyruvate reductase produces MRSASGVLNLLTQLRRLSTKMSKSSVYVTRPDVDASGLDLLRKSCDVSTWREALPVPREELLRQVVGKDALYCALTDKIDAAVLDAAGPQLKCVSTISVGYEHIDVAECKKRGIRVGFTPDVLTDATAELTVALLLATNRRLLEANKEVYNGGWKSWSPMWMCGQGLKGSRVGLLGFGRIGQEIAARVFAFKPSQITYTTRTARPQEASKINAIHVDFEEMLRESDFIIVCCALTPETKEIFGTEAFAKMKPNCIFINTARGGVVDQKALYDALRTKRIQAAGLDVTTPEPLPLADPLLQLDNVVILPHIGSADIETRKEMSRITARNILAALAGEKMEAEVNK; encoded by the exons atgCGATCAGCTTCAGGTGTTTTAAATCTTCTTACGCAACTAAGGCGACTATCTACAAAAATGAGTAAATCCAGCGTATATGTCACACGACCGGATGTGGATGCTAGCGGCCTGGATTTACTTCGGAAGAG cTGCGACGTAAGCACTTGGAGAGAGGCTTTGCCTGTTCCACGCGAAGAGTTGCTACGTCAGGTTGTGGGCAAAGATGCTCTTTATTGCGCCCTAACTGATAAGATTGACGCAGCTGTGCTGGATGCAGCGGGTCCACAGCTTAAATGCGTGTCCACGATTTCAGTTGGTTATGAGCATATTGATGTTGCAGAATGTAAGAAACGTGGCATACGCGTGGGTTTCACTCCCGATGTACTGACGGATGCTACGGCAGAGTTGACTGTTGCTCTTTTGCTGGCCACAAACCGCCGACTCTTGGAAGCCAACAAAGAGGTATATAATGGCGGCTGGAAGTCATGGTCCCCAATGTGGATGTGTGGGCAAGGCTTGAAAGGTTCGCGGGTCGGTCTTTTGGGTTTCGGACGTATTGGACAGGAGATAGCAGCCCGCGTCTTTGCATTTAAGCCTTCACAGATAACCTATACAACTCGAACGGCGCGACCACAAGAAGCGTCAAAGATTAATGCCATTCATGTAGATTTCGAAGAAATGTTGCGCGAATCCGATTTTATCATTGTATGCTGTGCCCTGACTCCTGAGACCAAAGAGATATTTGGTACGGAAGCTTTTGCCAAAATGAAGCCCAATTGCATTTTTATCAACACAGCCCGTGGTGGAGTTGTCGATCAGAAGGCCTTGTACGATGCATTAAGAACGAAACGTATCCAGGCCGCTGGTTTAGATGTCACAACGCCTGAGCCATTGCCTCTGGCAGATCCTCTTCTACAATTAGACAATGTGGTCATTTTGCCACACATCGGCAGTGCTGATATTGAAACGCGAAAGGAAATGTCCAGAATTACGGCAAGAAACATTTTGGCTGCCTTGGCCGGTGAGAAAATGGAGGCAGAAGTCAATAAATAA
- the LOC6651292 gene encoding symplekin, producing MDSIIGRGQFVSETANLFTDEKTATARAKVVDWCNEFVTSGAAQKCELLAKVQETVLSSCPELAEEFLEAVLTLAHDPNMDVRKQVVGFVEQLCKVKVELLPHVINVISMLLRDNTAQVMKRAIQACGSIYKNGIHYLCRLDDPSDSAEQAWNVLSLIKAQILDMIDNENDGIRTNAVKFLEGIVVLQSYADEDSQKREGDFSLADVPENCKLFRRQKLQDEGNNIFDILLQFHGTTHISSVNLIACTSSLCTVAKMRPIFMGPVVEAFKQLNANLPPTLTDSQVSSVRKSLKMQLQTLLKSRGAFEFSAVIRGLLLELGSSNNEIQKLMPKMDKQELARRQKRILENAAQSLAKKARISNQQRERERETELEIDVEELERQRQKSTRVNEKFLAEHLRAPEAAVHMVLEFLPQLPDEVPERFLSEYVPMKQMSTQQQVTNISRLFGQQLTDKRLGPGSAAFSKEPPMRKKLQQAKPMDVDDNEIEARQLQSEQELQRKTEEATKKLRETMERAKGEQTVIERMKERAKTLKLQEITKPLSRNVKEKFLLDAVTRILNSERKCIKGGVSAKRRKLVTVIAATFPDNVRYGIMEFILDDIKQRIDLAFSWLFEEYSLLQGFTRHTYVKTENRPDHAYNELLTKLIFGIGQRCDFKDKIILIRRVYLEAPILPEEAIGHLVQLSLVDEFTQHGLDLIKDLAILRPPRKNRFVRILLQFAVHERLDLQERALSHLVTLYHVHKILPARIDEFALEWLAFIEQETPPAAIFSQDFGRPNPEGAWREDTTKTCLVLAFTLLPFKPEIYLDKLCQVFGATSAELKRTILRNLDVPIKKLGVENTILLKLIEECPKGMETLVIRFIYILTERVPTPNVNLVQRVRDLYQHKVNDVRVLIPVLSGLSRTELLTILPKLIKLNPAVVKEVFNRLLGIGAEFANQTMALSPTDLLVALHTIDPNICDLKAIVKATSMCLAERELYTQDVLMAVLQQLVEVVPVPTLMMRTTIQSLTLYPRLANFVLNLLQRLILKQVWRQKVIWEGFLKTIQRLKPQSLPVLLQLPPAQLADALQQCPDLRPSLLEYADSMQDEPMSGSGITQQIMDIITGKAVDVFVTDETGGYISADQIKKETEDPTDVISVISTVSTVPASLPLPVPAPVSDRNQPLPPGED from the exons atggaCAGCATCATTGGACGTGGACAGTTTGTCTCCGAGACAGCAAATCTTTTCACAGATGAAAAGACGGCTACAGCACGAGCCAAG GTGGTAGATTGGTGTAATGAGTTTGTCACGTCGGGCGCAGCTCAGAAATGTGAGCTGCTGGCCAAAGTGCAGGAAACGGTTTTAAGCTCCTGTCCAGAGCTAGCAGAGGAATTCTTGGAGGCTGTGCTTACGTTGGCTCATGACCCAAACATGGATGTGCGCAAGCAAGTGGTTGGCTTTGTGGAGCAACTATGTAAAGTAAAAGTGGAATTGCTACCTCATGTGATCAATGTAATATCAATGTTGTTGCGAGACAACACGGCCCAAGTGATGAAACGAGCAATTCAGGCATGTGGCAGCATCTATAAGAACGGTATACACTACCTGTGCCGTCTTGACGATCCTAGTGATAGTGCCGAGCAGGCTTGGAACGTGCTCAGTCTGATTAAAGCACAAATTCTAGACATGATTGATAATGAGAACGATGGCATACGTACCAATGCAGTTAAGTTTCTCGAAGGGATTGTTGTACTGCAGAGCTATGCCGACGAGGACAGCCAGAAGCGCGAGGGTGACTTTTCTCTGGCAGATGTTCCCGAGAATTGCAAGCTGTTCCGTCGCCAAAAACTGCAGGATGAAGGCAACAATATATTTGACATTTTACTGCAGTTCCATGGCACTACCCACATATCTTCAGTGAACTTGATTGCCTGCACCAGCAGCCTATGCACTGTGGCAAAGATGCGTCCCATCTTTATGGGTCCAGTAGTTGAGGCCTTTAAGCAGTTGAATGCCAATCTCCCTCCCACTCTCACCGACTCCCAAGTGAGTTCGGTTCgcaaaagtttgaaaatgCAACTGCAGACACTGTTAAAAAGCCGGGGCGCCTTTGAATTCTCTGCCGTGATACGTGGTTTGCTCTTGGAGCTGGGCTCATCAAACAATGAAATCCAAAAGCTTATGCCCAAGATGGACAAACAAGAGTTGGCACGTCGGCAGAAACGCATTCTCGAAAATGCTGCCCAAAGTCTGGCCAAAAAGGCACGAATAAGCAATCAACAACGTGAGAGGGAACGCGAAACAGAGCTGGAGATTGATGTCGAGGAGCTGGAACGTCAGCGTCAAAAGTCCACACGTGTCAATGAAAAGTTTCTAGCCGAGCATTTACGCGCTCCAGAGGCAGCAGTCCATATGGTATTGGAATTTCTTCCACAGTTGCCAGACGAGGTGCCAGAGCGATTCCTGTCGGAGTACGTACCCATGAAACAGATGTCCACACAGCAGCAGGTGACCAATATATCTCGTCTATTTGGCCAGCAACTGACGGACAAGCGTTTGGGACCTGGCTCCGCTGCATTCAGTAAAGAGCCTCCTATGAGAAAGAAACTGCAACAGGCTAAACCCATGGATGTCGATGACAATGAGATTGAGGCACGTCAGCTTCAAAGCGAACAGGAACTGCAACGTAAGACAGAGGAGGCCACCAAAAAACTTCGCGAAACCATGGAACGAGCTAAGGGTGAACAGACCGTGATCGAACGAATGAAGGAGCGGGCAAAAACCCTAAAGCTGCAGGAGATTACCAAACCCCTGTCTCGTAATGTCAAAGAAAAGTTCCTGCTGGATGCTGTCACTAGGATTCTAAACTCAGAGCGGAAGTGCATCAAAGGAGGAGTCTCCGCAAAACGTCGCAAACTGGTTACAGTTATAGCGGCCACATTTCCAGATAATGTCCGCTATGGCATAATGGAGTTTATTCTCGATGACATTAAGCAGCGTATAGACTTGGCTTTCTCTTGGCTATTCGAGGAGTATTCCCTCCTGCAGGGATTCACCAGACATACCTATGTAAAGACAGAGAACCGTCCCGATCATGCCTACAACGAGCTGCTGACCAAACTGATCTTTGGCATTGGACAGCGTTGTGATTTCAAGGATAAAATAATTCTTATACGACGTGTCTATTTGGAGGCTCCCATTCTGCCGGAAGAGGCTATTGGGCATTTGGTGCAGCTGAGTCTCGTGGACGAGTTCACCCAACATGGGCTTGACTTAATCAAGGATCTGGCCATATTAAGACCACCACGAAAGAATCGATTTGTACGAATTCTTTTACAATTCGCCGTACACGAACGTCTGGACTTGCAAGAGCGAGCCTTGTCCCATTTAGTTACATTGTACCATGTGCATAAGATTTTACCAGCTCGCATTGACGAGTTTGCCCTTGAGTGGTTGGCATTTATTGAACAGGAAACGCCGCCAGCTGCAATATTCTCTCAAGATTTCGGGCGGCCCAACCCGGAGGGTGCCTGGCGGGAAGATACCACCAAGACTTGTCTAGTGTTGGCCTTCACACTGTTACCCTTTAAGCCCGAGA tctacTTGGACAAACTGTGTCAGGTGTTTGGGGCAACGTCGGCAGAGCTAAAGCGCACAATATTGCGTAATTTAGATGTACCCATTAAGAAGCTGGGCGTAGAGAATACAATTTTGCTGAAACTGATAGAGGAGTGTCCCAAGGGCATGGAAACTCTGGTGATTCgctttatatatattctcaCAGAACGTGTGCCAACGCCAAATGTGAACTTGGTGCAAAGAGTACGTGATCTCTATCAACACAAGGTTAATGACGTGCGCGTTCTTATTCCCGTGCTCAGTGGCCTTTCCCGCACCGAATTGCTGACCATATTGCCCAAACTTATCAAATTGAATCCTGCTGTGGTCAAGGAGGTATTCAATCGATTGCTTGGCATTGGAGCCGAATTTGCCAATCAAACGATGGCCTTATCTCCGACGGATCTATTGGTCGCTCTGCATACCATCGATCCAAATATTTGCGATTTGAAGGCAATCGTTAAGGCCACCTCCATGTGCCTGGCTGAGCGGGAGCTTTATACCCAGGATGTACTCATGGCTGTACTTCAGCAATTGGTAGAAGTCGTTCCCGTGCCCACACTTATGATGCGAACCACCATACAGAGTCTGACGCTTTATCCCCGCCTGGCCAATTTTGTGCTTAATCTCTTGCAACGCTTGATTCTTAAGCAGGTGTGGCGTCAAAAGGTCATCTGGGAGGGATTCCTCAAGACAATCCAACGCCTGAAACCGCAATCGCTACCAGTGCTATTGCAATTGCCACCGGCACAATTAGCTGATGCACTGCAGCAATGTCCAGACTTGAGACCGTCGTTACTTGAGTATGCTGATAGTATGCAGGATGAGCCCATGAGTGGTAGTGGAATAACCCAACAGATTATGGACATAATTACAGGAAAGGCTGTGGACGTTTTTGTTACG GATGAGACTGGTGGCTACATCAGTGCTGATCAAATAAAAAAGGAGACAGAGGATCCCACGGACGTGATCAGTGTGATATCCACCGTATCAACTGTACCGGCATCTTTACCTCTTCCTGTACCAGCACCCGTTAGTGATCGCAACCAGCCTCTGCCCCCAGGCGAGGATTAG